CGTTCATTGAAAGCATAGATTTTTTCAGTGACGACATCTTTACAAGAAACCCAAAATTGCTCTTGGACACGCTGGACGTACTTAAAAGAAAACAGCCAGAGATTGAGAACGTTATAGGCTGGAAACGTTACGAACGAATTGTAAGGAAATTTGAAGAAAAAACACCTGCACACAACAACCACTAAACCTAATGCGTGCGACTGTACGTCAGTCAGTCTCAGTTTCGTTCTGCGCTGTCTGTGCATGGCGAAAGAACGGCAGTTTCTAACGCATTATCTTTAGCGGAAAACGTTGTGTGTAATTTTAAAATGCCTCGCATCGAACTTGCAACCTTTCAGAAAGTTCATCAATCAACTCTCTTCAACTAATCTTAAACAATAAGTTCAATCCCCATCATTATCGTTGAAAGTGAGCGTAATTCCCAAAGAAGGGAATGCTTCTGTTTTCAGCAGAACAACCACATTTTGAATATGACTTCTGATTTCTTGCAGCGTTTGAGGAGATGACGTGACGCCTTCTGCAAGCGAAGTGTTATAGTTATCAATTAGAATAATGGATTCAGAAAGGTGCTCTTCAATATCTGTTGCGGTGGCCGATGCACCACAGGCAATTAGGTGGTTTCTGAGTGAAGCACTGTCCGACAAACCATCCATTTTTCCATTCAGCGTTTCTAATAAGGATATGATGGATGCACGAATACAGGCAAGCGATTCTCTACTTCTGAACGCTTCAGCCAACGTTTCGTCTGGAGTTCCACCGTTGTAGTTTCCAAGAGCTTGGCCGAGTTCCGAAGCATAGATACGCTCGGCTTGAGCAACCAAGGCATTACAGATAATATTCACCGGACTTTCGAGCCCAGATCTTGGTGAATTGGTCACAAACGTTTGGCCGTAATTTTCTCCAGTCATAGCCCACAAATCATTCAGAAAATACGCCTTGAAGTAAAGGTCTTGCGAATACGCTTCTATCAGGTCTTTCCGTCTCGCAAAATCAGCTGAGGACGTTAGTTGCATATGCATCTCAGTCTCTGAAAGTGTCGGATCAAAAAGCAGGTATTCCAATGCTGGCAATCCTTTCGCTGTAGAACCTTTTGTGTCAATATACGCTTGGTCTAGTACAACCACATCTGCCAACATATCATCAATGAACGTGGTGTTACAAGGCCACTTGTTCATCTTATTGTGCATGTATGTATCGTAAACATCGCCAAGGTTAAACAGCTCAATAAGTTTGTAGGCTTTTTTAGACTCAAGCCATTCCTGTCTGAGGGTTTGGAAATTGCTAAAGGAAGCATCTGTCTTAAACGCCTGCGCAGCATTATACAGCGCAAATGTTTTGTCTTGCGCACTCTGCTGCCTTGGTAGGATAACGTTATTCACCAGTTCTTGAACCAAGAGAACGCGGTCATACTCAGCTGATTCCGTCTTTTTACACGATTGATATGCTCCAATAGTGGCAATAAACAGGAAGAGCAGAACGAGTTTTGAGTAGCGCATTACAGCGAATTTAAGAATGTGATAATATCGTTGCGCTGCGCGGAGGACAGCGCTTTGAATTTATTGACGGAGTTTTCAGCTTCGCCACCATGCCAGAGAATGGCTTCTTCAAGATTTCTCGCTCTGCCATCATGCATGTAATTGGTATGTCCGTTTACGGTTTGAAACAGGCCAATGCCCCAAAGTGGCGGGGTGCGCCATTCGTTTCCATCGGCTAAAAAGTCTGGGCGATTATCGGCCAATCCTTCGCCCATATCGTGCAACAGCATATCGGTATATGGGAAAATGGTCTGACCAGACAATGCGGAAACATCTGGATGGTTTCCCGTAACCATTTTAGAACGGTGGCAGCTTTCGCAACCGATAGAGAAGAAGAGTTCTTTTCCTTTCAACACCTCTGGTGCATTGTGGTTTCTGCGCACAGGAACCGCCAGGGTTCTGCAATAGAGTTCCACTTTTCTCAGGTCGTCATCCTCGATTTCGGGTTGACCACCGTTGGGTGCGTTCTGACAGTCGTTCTGCGGACTTGTGCAATTCTCTGATGGGTTAACGAAAGAGGTAATTCCCATATCGCCCAAAAATGCCCCAGCCGCTTGCAGCAGCAAATTGGGCTGATTGGCTTTCCATCCAAACCTTCCGAGTTGTGTTGTTTGTGTAAGACTGTTCCAAACATAATTCGGTCTGCCTGAAACGCCATCGCCATCGGCATCTCCTGCATCGGCCCGTTCCAAAATGGTACTCTCTGAAAGAGCCTCTAACAGACCGAGCCCTATCATTTGGTTGGCTACGCGGGGAGAGAACATCACCCCACCTGCTCCGCCATAACCCGTAAAGTTGAGTTGATAATTCGGTTCGCGTAGCGAATATGACGTTCCATCATCATACTGACCAGAAACGGTGCTGTACGAGATGCTGAAATCGCCTTCCGCAGGCACACCAACAATTGCCTGATCATGTAACTGGCCGCCATAGGCCGGATGCGGCAATGGTTCGCCATGCGGTCCCATGCCGGGTGTGCTCAGCCTGATCAACAGTCCTGAGGAAACTTCACCTGAATATTCGGGTGCGCGGCCTCGGCCATCTTTAAAATGACAACCAGAACATGAACGCGAATTGAAAAACGGCCCTAATCCGTCTCTGGCTGTGGTGCTGGCAGGTGCTGTTACCCAATTCTGATTGAAGAAGGAATTGCCTACAAAGAACAGCAGGGCGTCATCTCCCGTTAATCCATCTATGGATTTGGAAAACGCCAAAGGCGAAGCATCATGAACTGATGCTCCGCCTCCAGATAATTCTTCGCTTGGGTCAAGGTATTCCCAAAAGCTTTCTTCTTCTGGCTTGCAGGCATGTAGCATGCACAACAATCCCAGAAAGAGGAAGGGTTTTCTATGTTTCACTTCGTCTTCGTGTTTATTCAGGCAGTTCGGTACTTACGGTCAATCCGAGTTCGGTTGCGGCTTCGGTAATCTTATCTCCCTGATCTTGAAGTTCGCGAATGGCTTGCATGATAGGACCGTTTCCTCCTGCTGTTTCTGCAATTATAGCTTGGTCAAAAGGATTGCCAATGGCGTTCACTTTAGTAATTACACTTTCTGACAATACATCAAGTTCTGAACCCAGTGTTGTGTTGGTTTCATTCACCAGATCAATAAGTGAGTACCCTGATACAACAGCGCTGTTTGTTCTTGTGTAGGTGCCTTGAATAACGTTGTAAATGCCTTGCGCATTGGTAACGATGTCTCTGTCTGTATTGTCAGAAAAGCATGAGTGCTCATCTTCTTGATTTTGGTTATCGAGAGCCGTGAACATGCGCTCGCCAGAAAGTTCGCTGCTGCTCAGTGTGCCAATTCCAGTAAGGATGTTGGCCAATGCTACGTCATTTTCCAATGCCAAGAAACTTGTTCTGTAAGCACCACCTGCTTCCCAAGTATTAACCATTTCTTCCAAGTGCTGTACCAACAATTCGGCACAAGCTTGCAAGTATCGAGCTCTTCTGTCTTGGTTTGCAGCCGTGCCGCCACCACCAGTAACGTAGTCGGTGTACGGACGCATTCCAGCGGATGAAGAACTCATATCCTGTCCCCAAAGCAAGAACTCAATAGCGTGGTAGCCAATGCTGATGTTTGTTTCGCCCCCAACTTCGTTCAATGTTTCCAAATACGCTGCTGTGATGTTCGGGTGTGAGGTTGGGTCGTTGATGATGCCAGATGTTGGGGCACCATTCACGTAATCCACATAGTTCTCATCTAACGGCCAAGCGTTGAGCGCGCCTTCAGGTCCGTCCTCATCGTCAATCGGTCCGCCAGCAAAGCGGAAGGCTTCTGTTTGTCCGTAAGGCTCGCGGGCATCCAACCAAGCCTGCTTCGCATCATCAAACAAGGTCTGAGATGGCGCTGCCACAAATGAATCAATCGCAGTTTTTAAGGCAACAGCGGTGGTATAGCTGTCTTCATATCCGGCCAGAACAATGTCGGCATAGTTAGAAATGTAGCGTGCTTTTTTGTCTGCCAATGGGTCGGTATCGTTATCTTTCTTACAGCCCGCCAAAAACATGATCGGGAGTGTTGCTAAAAGCATTAATCGGATGGTAAAGGGGTTGAACATGGGCTTCTTTATTTAGATTGATTTTAAATAGTGGGACAAACGTATGGTAGTGATCATCAAGTGGCAATACCCATTTTAGGGTAATGTTATGCTGACGAAGCGTTTTCCGTAACGGACGAGAAAAGCTGTTGTAGCGAAAAGAAACAACGACACGCCAACACTGCTATCAAAACAGGACGTGACGAGAGCTACGCAAGCTCAGTTGTTTCTACCAAGTTCAGTTTCGGGCGAAAGGTCGAAGGAATTAAAGCCCTATTTTCATAGCAGTAACCGTTGCGCGCGTTTAACGCAGCGTAACGCGTGCCTGTGATACTCGCTGTATTCCGTTAGTGCTTCTAAGCCCATCCGTATTCGGTACGCTCCGTTCCGAGAATAATCAGGAGTTATCGGTACAATCAAATAACCCCGAGGAAAAGAAACCAAGACCTACTAGGTTTTGGAAAGCTAGAAGCTCTCTCCACTGTTTGCTAATGTCCCACAAAGCCTGTACTGAGCGTGATGAAAGAATTACTCTTTAGCGTTAAAGCACAATCAATCTGTGACAGGTATTTTCGTTGCATGAAAATCAGCTATTTGAATCGCTACCTTCGGGAGGCTGCCAAACGTCCTTAACACGGGTGCAGACAAACTGATGATGAAAACATTTCACCAACTAATTCTCATCCTTTTCCTTTTTGTGTTTAGCAACGCGAATGCACAGTATTGCGCGAGTGATGAAAGATATACCGAAGCGGTCTATTTTGATATCGCAGAGATAACGGTACAGAACGATGTGGCATATGGTCAGGCATTGGATCATCTTGGAGTGAACACTACATTATTAATGGATGTGTATTACCCGAGCCTAACCATTGACGCTTCTCCACTAAGGCCGTTTGTGCTTCTGATGCATGGTGGTGGATTTTCTTCGGGAGACAAACAATTGGGAGACATCAGAGACCTGTGTTATCACCTTGCCATGCGAGGGTTTGCATGTGCTTCCATCAACTACAGACTGGGATACGACTTTACCGAATATGGTCAGTATAAGGCCAGATACAGATCTATCCAGGATGCTAACGCTGCCATGAGGTTTGTTGTTGCCAATGCCAATAGCGTGAGAATTGACCCGAATTGGCTGTTCGTAGGTGGACAAAGTGCGGGCTCGTTAACGGCTCATGGTATGATCTATGCTGATGAATCGGAGTGCGACAACATCTCGGTGCTATACAACGCTACGTCAATTAGCACAGAGCTAGGCGGTCTATACAATTCAGGCAACAACCTTACAGATACCTATACCATCAAAGGGCTGTTCAATAATTGGGGTGCCGTTGCTGGCAACGAAGTGGAAACTTTAGAAATGGTTCCAACAATTGCGTTCCATGGAGGCCTTGATAATACAGTGCTTATCGATACCGACAACTCATTTGCCAATTATTCTCTTTTTGGCTCGGAGACGATGCATGATCAATTGCTGGCGGCAAATATTTGTAGCGAATTGACAGTGGACATACTTGGTGGTCATGGAATATACAGGAATGCAAGCAGTGTTTTTAGAGCCGAAAGAGCCAGTTGCTTTTTCAAGAGCATTTTCTGTAACAGTTGTTCCGATTTCTATGCAACCGATTCAATCCCATCAAACTGCTCTACAACACTTGGTCTAAGTGTTGCAGAAAGTGCCAAGAATGCACTTGTCAAAGCATATCCAAACCCTACCAATGGTATAGTTTGGTTAGAAGGAATAAATGAACCCATAGAAATTCTCGTACTGAACGCAATGGGTCAGATTTTAAGCAAGCAAAGTTCTGTTACACATGTGGACCTATCCGAATTTCCTAAAGGAATCTATTTCATTTTAACAGAATCAATTGGAGATTCATTTGATCGCCATATCATCAAAGTGATGAAAGATTAATGCTAAGAGACAGCACCCCATAAAACTCAACCATTAAAGAAATGAAGCAAAGAGCACTTTCAGAATTAACGGATCAGGAGCTGCTGGATATAGTAAAGAAGAAGAAATCAACTTCCATAAAATACGCCCTACTGATAGGGTTTCTTATCGGTATTGTCATTTACGGTGTGGCAAAAAACAGCTGGGGATTCTTTACACTGATTCCTTTGTACTTTATCTACAAGTTGATCAGCAACTCAAGGTATGACGATAAGGAATTGGAGAAAATTCTGAAAGAGCGAAATTTGAACTGAGAAAAGACGCTGCTCTCCTCAGCCTATGACCTGCTAGGTTTTATAGCGCATCTCAAAACCTCACACTCAGCTTTCCACGGATGAAGAAAGGCGTTCCGGGTGTGAAATGGATTTCTTCCACGCTTGCAGTTTCATCGCGCAAGCGCGATTCAGTTGCAAACTGCGTTTCGTTCCATTTGCTGTTGAAGAGGTTTTGAATAACGATACCAGCTGTCCATTTGCGCCATGTGTAACTCAGGTTGGCATCGCACACAAAATAGCCCTTGGCCGTGATGGAGTAATCTTCGTTAGCTGGTCGGTCGCCTATCCAGCGGTAGTTGATGCCGCCCGAAATACCAATTGGGTGATTGACCGAAACACCGCCCACCGAGGTCAGCTCGGCCGCCAGCGGAATGTAATTGGCATCGGCAGGTTCATCCATAGCCCGAGCAAAAGCATAGTTGAAATCGGCATAGATGAAAAGCCACTTGAGCGGTTGATAGCGCAGGCTCAGGTCAGCACCCAGTCGCTGCGTTCTGCCGCTGGGTTCCACAATGGCTGCATCTCCAACGTACACGAATTCCTGTTCGAGATATAAGTACCAACCGCCCACGTTTATCATCAGGTTATCAATGGGTTTGATGATGGCGCCAAGGTCGGCTCCGTAGGCAGTAGGAAGCGTTCTGCGGCCATTCTGCGCCACCACCACGCGCGTATCGTTGCTGTGGAATCCCATTCCTGTTTTCAGGTACAATTGCCAGCGATTGCTAGGCGAGTAGATCACGTTGAATTTGGGGCTCGGCTTGATGGTTTGTTCCGAACGGTTGTTGTAAACCGAATCCAACCTATTGTGATAATCGAATTTGAAATGATCTAAACGGATGGCCGTGTTGATGAGGAAATCTCCGAACTCAAAATCGGCACCCAAAAAGGCATAGATGTTCGATTCGTCTATATCGCCCAGCGCATACGGAACGAGCAAGGAATCGCGGTTTACGGTGTGCGAAAGTTCTACATCATTCACATCATCATAGCGCATTCCAAGACCGCCTTTCAGACCGATGGTGCCTTTGTTCAAATGGAAATGATGATCGACCACGCTTTCAAACCCTGCTAGGTTTCTGCGTTCGAATTGCTTTATCTGATCACCATTTATCGAGTCATCAAGGAAGAACGTGAAGTTGCTGTAGAGTTCAAATCCGTAGCGGCTGTAGTAGGCATTGCTCTTTACGGTGGTGTGTTCGCCAAGGATGGCGGTATGGTTCATGGCTGCGTTGATGCGGTGCGTATTGCCGCCCTCGGTATCGTCAATGGCTCCAAATCTTCCAATCAAACCGTTTTCCACAGCACGGACGGGAATCTGCCCGCTTGCATCCCATTTACTGTTAAAGTAAGAAGCTTGAAACGATAGGAATTGCCGCTTGTCAATGGCTGCGTTGTATTTCGCCATTACGTTAATTCGGTTGAAATTCTGCGATGATTTGAACGGGCCATCCGTCAGTTGAAACTCGCCAGCTACGTAAGCATCTTGGTTGGGTCTGTTCTTCATAAGGTTGAACATTCCTAGCGCTCTGATGGTGTTGAATTGGCCATATTCCAACGAGACCAGACTTTCGTTTAGCTTGTCTTTGGTTTTCATGGCGACATAACCTGCCGTGTTGAAATTCCCTTTGTCGGCATAGTACGGGCCTTTGCCAAAATCTATTTCCTCTATGGTTTCAGGAATCACGAAGTGGAGGTCGGCATAGCCTTGTCCGTGTGCATGCGAAGCCATATTCACCGGCATTCCATCCACAGAAATAGTAATGTCTGTTCCGTGGTCGATATCAAATCCCCGAAGGAATATCTGCTCTGCTTTTCCACCCCCAGCGTGTTGACCAATGATAAGGCCAGGCACTTTGCGCAGCACTTCTTGAGAAGTGGTTACAGGATTCACCGCGACATCAATTTTCGTAATACTGTTTATCGCTTTTAAGCTATGACTTACTTCCACAGCGGCCAACTCGAAGGAACTTTCGCTGAGAGTTACGGTCAATGGTTCAAAATCGTTGACAATGACAGACTGTGGCATGTAGCTGATATGCGTGATCAGCAGCGTATCGCCCAGTTTTACATCATCAATTGCGAACTTTCCCTTTAGGTCGGAGTGCGTATGTGCGCCTGAATTAGTAGTGATATGCGCGTTTGCAACTCCACTTTTGTTGGTGGAAATGATCGATCCCGTCAGCGTTTGTCCAAAGCTGGTTGATGTAAAAACTAGTCCAAAAAGGGTTATAATTAAGAATGGAATGCGGAAGTGCTTAGGCATGGAATTGGGGTTGATCAAAACATTCAACAACGCTAAACTAAAAACGAACTCGAAAGTTCACAGCATAGCAGGTCAATTCTATCTACGAGATATTTTCTAGCTCGGTTTTGTAAAACCTAAAGCTCCGCAAAAGGGTCTTTTTCCGAAAACGTGCTTACGCTTGATGCAGCTTTGATGTCAGTTAGCTTCAGCTTAATGAAACCAAGCTTGTGAAGACCTGCTGTTTTGGCACCCGTTTCGAGCGTTTGCCAATCTTCCCAACTGAACTTTATGCCTTTGATGGGAATAATGGAAACCCACATTTTTACAGCGATCGGCAGCCCCGTTTCATCGCATATCCATAGGTAAGAATCGCCAGGCGTGTTGCCGCCCGTGGTGTAAGTAATGAGCAATGCATCGTTCCCGTCCTCCGTTTTCACGTAGGCCCGTTCGGTGCCATCATCGTATAATTTCTCAAAGGGATTGAGCCAGAACGAATCGTTCGCCCACGAATTCCAAGCTTCGTCAATAAGCTCAACGAGTTCTTCGCCTTCCACGGGCTTGCCATCTTTCCAAGCTCTGCCTTTTTTGGTCGTATGGTCAAAGATGACGATGGTTTTGCCCCATTCAACGCGTGAGTATTTGCGCTCGCGGTCCCAAATGTGTTTGTTCTTCCCCGCAAACGTCCAACCGACAATGGCTGTTTCTTGCCAAGCATCATGCCCAGTGGCGAGCATGATCTTTTGCGCAAGCGAATCTGCTCGTGGGCCTGAATCCTTTTCGGAGATGGCTTTGTCAACACCTGCACAACCGATGATGAGCAGAAAGGCTGTAAATAGGATAATGGAATGGCTGAATGAATATTTCATGCTAGCAAGCTACTCAGTTTTGAGCGGATGGCGACTGTGAACACTGGTGCGTTACGGGCAAAGACTCAATCTTCCGAAAACTCGACCAGCAATTTTCGGTATTCCGTAAAGAGTTTAGAACGGCTCAAATAGCCTTTGTATTTGCCGTTTTCGAGTACGGGCAAATTCCATGCATTCACATCCTTGAATGTGTTGACGACCTTTTCCATGCTGTCGGTAATTTCCACTTTGCCAAGCGGTGGACGCATGAGTTCTGCAACCAAAACAGAGTCGTATTTAGAGGTATCAAACATGATATCGCGAACATCATCCAAAAAGATGATTCCGAGGAAATTCTCATCTGGGTCTACAACTGGGAAAATATTTCGCGTTGACTTTTTAATCACCTGAACCAATTGACCAAGGTTCATTGTAGGCTGGATGCAGACCAGATTGCGTTCGAGCAATTGATCCATTCGCATAAGCGTAAGCACGTTTCGGTCTTTGTGGTGCGTTAGCAGTTCTCCACGACTTGCCAGTTTGAAGTTGTAGACAGAATGCGGAAATAGGAATTTTGAAGTGAGAAACGACATCGAAACAGCAATCATCAACGGAACGAAAAGCGAGTAGCCATTGGTTATTTCGGCAATGAGGAAAATGGCAGTTAGCGGAGCACGCATGTTTCCTCCCATTAGCGCAGCCATGCCAACCAGTGTGAAGTTAACTACGGAAATGTGCTCGAAACCGACCAGATTCAACGTTTTGGCCACAATGAATCCCAAGGTGCTGCCCATAAAAAGTGTTGGGGCGAAAATTCCTCCAACGCCTCCGATTCCAATGGTGACCGAAGTGGCCACGGCTTTGAAGATCACCAATCCCGTGAGGAATAAAAGCATCAGTGGAAGTTGATTTTCCAACCCTACAAATAAGGTGTTACTGAAAATTTTGGAGTAATTCCCGTCAATGAGCGAATTGATGAGGTCGAAACCCTCGCCATAAAGCGGAGGGAACACGAAAATCATCATCCCAAGCAATGCACCGCCACCAGCAATGCGCAAGTATGGGTTCATTTTCCGCGTTCCCAGTTTGGTAATGGTAAGGAACGTGATGGTGAAATAGACAGAAAACAGACCTGCTGCGATTCCGAGAAGGATGTAAAATGGAACTTCTGAAAGTCGCAACACTTCCATAAGTGGAAAGTGAAAAAGCGTGTCGTTTCCGAGAAATAATCGGGATGTGACCGATGCGGATGCTGAAGCCATCAACAGCGGAATGAGTGAAGCGGTGGTCAGATCGATCATGATCACCTCGATGGCGAAAACGATGCCTGCGATCGGTGCGTTGAAGATCGATGAAACGGTTCCTGCAGCTGCACAGGCTATCAGTTGCGTGCGCATTTTATAGTCGAGGTGAAAAATGCGACCGAGATTGGAACCGATTGCAGCGCCAGTGATCACGGTCGGAGCCTCCAAACCAACAGAACCACCAAAAGCTACAGTGAATGGAGCGGTAATAAGAGACGCAAACGTGTGATAGAACTTGATGAAACCGCTTTCCTTGCTCAGCGAATACAAAATGAGCGGAACACCTTCGCTCAATGGTCGTCTGATGACCCGATGAATGATGAGATAGGTAATGAGAATCCCAATTGTTGGAAGTACGAAATAGAGGTACTGTTGAATTGGACGGATGTATTCGCTCAGCAATCCTGATTGAATGAGGTGCACCGCATTTTTGATGGTAACGGCTACAAGTCCTGAGGTGAAGCCAACAAGAACGCTGAGGATCAGAACGAAATTCCGGTGCGAAATATTCCTAAGTCGCCACTTGACAAAGATCCGGAACCACTTTTTTAAGGATCCCTGCGATTGAATGAAAATGGACCTAAGCAGATTCATTTATCAGGAAGAGAGAAGATGCTCGTCTACAAATTCACGCACACAAGCGTCACCACCTTTTCGGGTAAGAATCACCGTAGCTTTCATTTTAACAGCTTCCACAGCATCGGCCGGACAGCCCGAGAAACCAACGGCATCCATCACTTCCAGGTCGTTGATGTCATCGCCAATGTAAGCCACGTTTTCGAGCTTGATTCCCAGCTCATTACACCATTGATTGAGAACTTCGAGTTTAGGTTTTGAACCGACATATACACGCTCAACACCTAGTGTTTTTGCTCGGTTCTGAATGATGTGATTGGTGCTTCCTGAGCTCAAAAACGCCACATTCATTCCTTTTTCTCGAATGATCTTAATGGCCATTCCATCCTTGGTGTTGAACTTCTTGAACTGATCGCCATTTTCGGTGTAATACATGCCGCCATCGGTCATTACACCATCTACATCCAACACCAAAAATTTGATGTTGTGCGTTGCGAATTCTTCAAATGCATTGTGATGTGACATTAATTCCTTCGTTTATCTATTTAAGCGGAGCCAAGTTCGTTGAAATCCATGTCATCAAATTCATCTCGTTTTGATTTTGTCATAACCTCAGTTGGCTTAAGCATGTCTCGAATTAGGAGAAACCAGAGAAAGGGAATTATCCAAACCACAATCGTATTTAACCTCTTTTGCGTTTCACCAAACCTATTCGACCTGTAAATCCGTTTTGTGAAACGAATTGCGAAAATCACGTGAGTCAAGCCAAGGAGGATACAAATGATTGTTGAACCAAGGTTCATGGTACAAAACTAATCGCTATTCGCTGGTGGCTATTCACTAAATGATTTCTCTTCCAATCGCCTTCGCAATCGGTCTGAGCGTTCCTAAAAGGTCACGGAATTCATCATGATTCAATTGCTGAGAAGCATCGCTTTTCGCCACTTTCGGATTCGGGTGAACTTCAACCAACAGTCCATCAACACCCATGGCAACACATGCGCGACTGAGATCAGCAACACCATACGCATAACCCATAGCGTGCGAAGGATCCAATACCAATGGAAGATTGGTGTATTCTTTCAAATACGCCACTCCACAGAGATCAAGTGTAAATCTTGTTTTCGTTTCGAATGTGCGAATACCGCGCTCACAAAGCATCACATTCTGGTTTCCACCCGAAAGGATGAACTCCGAAGCCTGTACAAATTCCTGCAAGGTGGTGCCAAAACCACGCTTCAGCAGCACAGGCTGTTTTGCCTTTCCGCATTTCTTCAGAATACCGTGATCATACATCGATTTTGCTCCGATCTGAATGATGTCAGCATATTCAATGATATCATCCACTTGAGTTGCATCGCGCACTTCCGTAATGATGTTCAGACCGAATTCATCGCGCATCTTAGCTAGCAGTTTCAGTCCTTCTAAACCCATTCCTTGGAACGAGTAAGGCGATGTTCGTGGCTTATAAGCTCCTGCACGAAGCGTGCTGATGCCTAGCTCTTTCATCAAAGATGCCGAAGAACGAATCTGCTCTTCGCTTTCTACCGAACATGGACCGCCAATGACAACCGTGTTTCCAGAATTGCCTCCAATTTGCACCTTGCCCAATTGAATGGTGCGCGTTTCGTTTTTGTACTTACGACTTCCAAGCTGAAGATCATCCGCAAACACAACGAATTTGTTTGTCAGATTTTCGAGTTCGGTTGGTAATTCTTTTTCTGACGAACTGTTGATCAGCACAAATCGGGTTCCATCGTAAATGCAAAAGGCTTTCGCAATTTTTGCCAGCTCATGAGCTCGTTCTTCGCTAACGTTTTCGTTCAGTTCAATGATCATGCTTCTCCTTTAATGAGGT
This genomic window from Flavobacteriales bacterium contains:
- a CDS encoding HAD-IIIA family hydrolase, translated to MSHHNAFEEFATHNIKFLVLDVDGVMTDGGMYYTENGDQFKKFNTKDGMAIKIIREKGMNVAFLSSGSTNHIIQNRAKTLGVERVYVGSKPKLEVLNQWCNELGIKLENVAYIGDDINDLEVMDAVGFSGCPADAVEAVKMKATVILTRKGGDACVREFVDEHLLSS
- the aroF gene encoding 3-deoxy-7-phosphoheptulonate synthase codes for the protein MIIELNENVSEERAHELAKIAKAFCIYDGTRFVLINSSSEKELPTELENLTNKFVVFADDLQLGSRKYKNETRTIQLGKVQIGGNSGNTVVIGGPCSVESEEQIRSSASLMKELGISTLRAGAYKPRTSPYSFQGMGLEGLKLLAKMRDEFGLNIITEVRDATQVDDIIEYADIIQIGAKSMYDHGILKKCGKAKQPVLLKRGFGTTLQEFVQASEFILSGGNQNVMLCERGIRTFETKTRFTLDLCGVAYLKEYTNLPLVLDPSHAMGYAYGVADLSRACVAMGVDGLLVEVHPNPKVAKSDASQQLNHDEFRDLLGTLRPIAKAIGREII